The sequence AATGTCCTCTTTCGTTAGTCCAGTCTGTTCTAGCAACTGAGGAaccaacgaaaaaaataaaactcaattCTACGTAGTTTGGAGGGGATTGAGAGCAAATATAACATGTCTTCCCTTTCAAGATAACCCAGATCCCTTGcttacaaaaaaacaacaacaaaacaaagactTCTGCTCGTTTAGTCCGAAATCTTTCCAGCCTTTGGAATCAGTTCTGGATCCCGCTGAATTCAAGTTATGTCAAGCCGGTATTAATCAATTACAGTAGATGCGTCGATAAGCCTCACAAGGATCCTCTAACAGTTCATTACCCCTTGCGGccagaaatgtagaaaacaaaGGTCATTAAATGTATCTATAACTATTTCTAAAGCAGACATAAGCATTATTCCAAACcctaactgaaaaaaaaaaggtaaagaaacACAAAGTTTAAACCTTGCGTTCTAAATAGTTGGTTGAAATTTTACTTCCTATAAAGTTAAGAGCTGTTTTGAAATGAATGTCGAAAGTAACTACTCGAATGTAATTACTACGGTTAGTAactggcttaaaaatctcgcgccagtttttcagccaatgagaagcaaaatcaaaaccaagcGCACCTTATACGCGCGATTCTTCCCGCGCTTTAAGAAAGCTACAGGTACTTGCTAGGAATCtaattggttcatcgcgctgtttgctcctgttgagATTGGTTGAGGTAAAAACGCTGCTGTTGGTTTTTCGATAGTTATTTGAAACCCACTCTATCACATTTGAACGTGCATCTATTTGCGTGCATTTCTGAAATCTGAACTAGGGTCTCCACTGCAATCCGAAATTCACAGAGGGGAAATTCCAGAGCATAACTTAATGCCATAGTGTTCAAATATAAACTTCACTCGTTCTCCTTTTACCCCGAATTTTAGCGGTGCTTTTTAGTTCTTCCAACTTGGAGTTATTATATCCTTTATGCTAATTCCGATGCTACACAGCGCATATTAAACACTCTCATGTGGTCCCCTTGAGGTCAGAAGTCCAAAACACAACAAGTGCGCCTCTTAAGTTGTCTTACTGTACCTTTGGCATAGCGGCTGCCGGAGCAATAGGAAAATCGATTGGTGCTACAGAGGCATCGGCAAAACctgtaaaaaaaacattaataaaataataattgtcaatgcaaaattgtcaaaatatacCCCTCCCTGCCCCTCAAAAATTGCCTACTTTGCAGGCTACAATCAGCGTACCCACTATGGATGCAAGTGGCTTCACTCCTAGCCGGTCAGCAGCCTGTCTGGTCATGAGCACTACGGCGGCAGCTCCGTCATTCAATGTACTTGCATTGGCAGCAGTCACTGTTCCTAATTAATGATGTTAATATCATGTTATTACCGGAGTGCAATTTGCTCTCACAGGAGTGACTTGAAACAAGTGAAAAGTACAATCTTacaaacaaattacaaacaaaattaTGATTGTTGCATGTCTATCAATTTTTATGACGACATCCATTTTGACATCTCAAAACCTTTTTATTTAATTAGGGAGATCACTGGCATCATTTTAAAACCAGGAGGTGACTTTAAAAATAATTGGGCCCTCAATTTTTTCAATTCGGGTGCCAACTGTTAAAGGTAAACTGTAGATGCAAGTGCACCGCAGTAACTGGCTAACGCTGTTGCGGTATCCCGTCCGGAAacctggcgaagctaataaatcaaattaaatcaactaAACCAAATTCTACACAGCTTCGTGCACAAGGCAACAACCGTGAtgaaactgaccattttccttttgaaataCTGGCTTGAGTGAAGTAAATTTCTCAAATGAAACTTTCTTGTATTCTTCATCTTCACTGACAACCAGATCAGGTTTTCCTAAATTTTGGAAAACCATAGACATCTGACATTAACGTGCAAAATTAAATATGAATTTATTTATTGatgattaattttttcaaacaaacaacTACAGAAGGTCATCATTGAGACATCCCTGATTAGTACAATAAGatctgcctattttttttttaactcatgATGGTATAAAGCTAAACTACTTCCTGTAAGGATTTAAAAGCTTAAAATACCTAGACAATGGACTGGCGTGAAGAATAGAAAAAGAAAGCCATAACAAACCTTTTCTTTGAGGAATTTTTACAGGAATGACTTCACTGTTAAATTTACCTtcctaaaacattaaaaaaccCTTTATTTTCAGTCATACATTTTTTTCTAATAGATTCACCTGTGAGAAAAAcgtttgtcattttgttttcaattctttacaaaataaaattaaaatttagcAGCCATGTGACCAGCACTCCCAATCactaaatttgttttcaaatatttagCACATTGAACTCAAATATCCCCAAGTTTAAAACCTTTACAAAAGACATTTTTTTGGTGCATAAATAcagtgattattattttttggccACAAAGATGATGATATTGTTGACATGGCATGTATGTACATGAagtatcactttttttttctggtagTTGGTACATTTAAATAACAAACATAAACAAAACTTTGGCCTGGTAGCTCGTAcaattaaataacaattttaatATAAACAAATGTTCATCTTCCTCACAGAAAGAAATGACCTGTGCCCTGTTATCTAACCTCCCAAGCAGCTGCTGATTTCTTATAAGAACCAATTGCATATTCATCCTGTTCATCACGGCTTATTTTAAGCTTGGCTGCTGTGTTTTCTGCACAGTTACCCTGGAAATAATGAAGGAAAggaacaaattaaaaagaaacttaagTAAAAacagtaaatgaaaaaaatttctgcAAAGAAACTCTTACCATATGAATCTGATTGTACACATCCCACAGACCATCTTTAACAATTGCATCCTAAATTTAATAGCATAAAGGCACAAAATGACATTaatattgaaattattttacaacTCAGGTTTAAAGAACAAAACAGTTCCTTCACTACATAAACCACTACATGCAAACTAAAAATGAAACAACTATCAATgagcaaaatttaaaacaaaacctTCTCAGTGTGATCTTAGTGTGATCACCATCATAACaattcaaaaatattttcatcaaGTGATATAAATAATTGATTTTCCCACATACTTGTTTCTGGTGAAATTGGTTGGCTCATATACCAAACTTGTTTGTTGCCACAAAAGTTGGTGTATCAAACATGTAAAGAGGTTCcattgatttcaaatttttgggTCTTTTTGCCAACTTTTTTGGAGAGTgccataataaatataatattcTTTGAGATTCAAAAAGACAAGCACTGCCTAAATTAGTGTATTATGCTTACTTCCATCAAGTGACCTCCATATTTTGGAGCATCTCTTCCCACAATAAATGGCACATTAGACATGCTCTCCATTCCACCAGCAACCATCACTTCCTGACATAAAAATAACACTAACATTGTTCGTTGTTTATTGGCCTTGGGCCGTACCCAAGACCTTGGGCACAAAGAAGTCACACACCAAGGGAAGTACTTAAGACAGAGGGCTTAGTTTTCCCCAGTAAGAACCAACTTACACTTGTAAACAACATGTTTATTTTTCCTAAAACCCAACTAAATTTTTTGGAGAATATCAGTTTTATCTCATAATGAAATATTGTTTCAATAAGCCGCAAAAAATTTGCAACTGCTTTGGTTCCCAGTACCAATCAACTCAAGCTTAAGTGCAGCACTGAGTGTTTcccaaatttttctttcatatttatttaaaaaaaaaggctgaaCAGCACATAAATTAACATTTATCATAAACATAAACTGTTGGATTAATTTTTATGTAAGGCAAAGGAAGTGAGAAAGCCTCATTGCATTAAAAGcttcaagaaagaaaacttcTGCCTCTCTCTGTAGCATTCTTAATTTCTGGTGACAAAATTGGAATCAAGTCACCTGAACTCAACGAATGCAGCACAAAAATAGTactttttttattcaataataCAATAATCTATATGCAAATCTATCATCAAAATAGCTGCTtcaatgggccctttgcagctgagcgatcacaTGGTACAGAATCACCAAACGGGAGagcaaatgaaaacaaagaaaattcaaatgtcgaaaaacttattttattatataaCCTTGGGGTTTCTGAGAAAAACTGTCTCACCACACGTGAAAAATGATGACAACTTTTCACGTTTTTGAGATCAGCTGGTGAcatgtcactcgctctatttagcgccatcaATGAATGATAACgcattctctttttgaaaagtGAATGAAGTCAGCTTattcttgttagtaagatgtttatgtaatgaacaaaataatacatggtttcttggagatatggaatttctctttttgtgtgcaacttgatatctcactcCATTGCTGTGCTCGGTTGTGAGAAATCAAgttgaacactcaaagagaaattccatatatCTCCTCatgcccatgtattattctctatattaCCTGACTTCCACAAGCCAGACTCTGGGCAGCCAACATAATAGACTTCATTCCAGAAGCACAGACTTTGTTTATAGTCGTGCAGGGTGTTGATACTGGCAAACCTAAAGTAGTCAGCATGCATAAGAATAAGAACAAAGTTATCCAAAGATCTACAACATGCATCATTCTAGGGACAGTAGTAAGAGCACAAGGCAAGGAATACAGTCTGTGACATTTTTACCTCACTGGGCTTAGCAGGTGTTAAAAATGTTGGTTTGGTATTACAAACAAAATCTGAAGTCCTTAACTGCAAGAAATAATGGCACTAAATTGGGAGGATTGATATAATAGTATTACTTTCATAGGGCACAAATACGAAGACCCTTTGTCATTACATCCATTTTACGTTAGTGgaatttttcacattttgatatatacattttttttacttcCAATCAATGTTGCTTTTGTCATTGTTCCCATATATATATGGTACCAGTTTTAAGAGACTACATTGTCATGTATGGCTTGTCAAAATGAAAGACAACAATCCCAATCTCAGGTATTATCTACAGTTTCTTAAATTACAATGTGAAACAGAATTAAAAGCACAAGATGCAGAGAAGTGGAGACCTCTTGTAACATATAATTATGAAAACAAAGACTGACCAATAATTAGAAATCAACTTTTTACTATTTTTTGTTCCCTGACAGAGGTCTTGACTATTTTCACCAACTACCACTGTACATGCCTCTTTTTAAACTTAATGATTCAATAAATGTTTTGTtgacttattttttttttacctcaacCCTGTAAGTATTTTGAAGTGTTATTGGTcacatgttttgtaaaataagtATTGTAGctacagcaattaaaattatttttatgatAATAAACTTGAAGCACTAGTATTCCATTGCACACACTGTACTGTAAGTAGCATTGTTTTTATGGTTGCAAtttatgaaaaaaaggaaaaatttttaAGAGACCAAGCTTTCTGGTTTTTGTAATGTTGTTGATCCAAGCAACTGAAGCTGAGCCATCAATGTGTTAATAAACATGTTGTTTAGCAAtaaattcatgtgttcatccTACAAACATCATTACAGTCTCGTCTGAAAATTCATACAAAAATGATAATGCTCTCATGAAAAAAGATAACTGAGAATAATCACAGATCACGCAATTTTGTCTTTTAACTTTTAGTTTCCTAGAAGGTTTTAACCCTTCATTCCTCAGGGgctccccattgatgagtaattGTCTgacattagacagagtaaaatgatTAGCActtacgggagtgaaagggttaatgcgGACATGAGAAAGGGTTAATGCGGACATAGAGTTGATTGCTTTTTATCAGGAATTCTCTCAGTAacatgttgatcaattaaactGAAAAAATGAATGATGACAACTTACCAGCACCCAGTGCAGCCTGCCTTGTGGGTGCTTGACCTTCTCCTGCAGTACAGACATTTCCCATAAAAACCTCCTGCACACTTTCAGGGGCAATACCTACCAGAACAAAACACCAAACAATTTAACTCACCTTTCAAACACCTATTTTCTAATCATTTTTTCAACAATGCTGTATACAATATAtctatatacaaaaaaaaatgcaattttaatCACAGATAACAGCAGGAAGCAATCATCTGTTTTCAGTGGTCATCATACTAGTCTCGTGTGCCAGGACCTAAATTTATTTGTGAGTGGGAAATTAATGATAAATTAATTCCTTTAATTTGCTATAGTGATTCCAACACATATTTCTCCAGTCTACAACAATGTTTTGGCCTGATCTGCTGAACTAAGAGAGGACAGCTTCTGATGAAAACTTCTCGTCCTTCAAGAGCTGAGTCAGTTTGGTTTGATGCAGTCCACAAATTATTCAGCAGAACAGATCTGCTAAACTTGCTCACTAATGGATCCTGTCAGCCAGCCAGCCAGTTTTAACAATGGTAAATACCCTAAGATGACAGAGCAAGCTTGGCTACTTACAATACGTCTTGTAGCCAtaacataatttttttgtcattatatATACTGTCACCAATACCTGCTTTTTCAATGGCAGCCTTCACAGCAATAGCCCCTAATCTTGGCGCAGGAACATCACTCAGTGAACTTCTAAATGATCCTATAGGTGTCCGCACAGCACTAGCTATCACAACTTCCTATATTAATgagataatttaaaaaaaacttgttttaaCCCTCTCATTCCTGAAGatttccccattgacgagtaaaatcgcccgacattagacagagtaaaatctatgagtgtaaggaaagggttaagttaaCCCAACATATACATTCTTCATGACTTTTGTCAATGTGCTCTAATGATAGTCATAAAATGATATTTTCCACTTCCTTTCTACAAATGATCACTCCTTCGTTTTATCCTCATCCCCTGAGAGGTTTAGATTTTGTTTGGAGCCAACGAAATATGAAAACCAGGAAGTGGGTTGAGTGAGTATTAGGACTagtattcaaattttcaaagtgTGCTCATTTGAATTAATGCCATTCTCAAGGGAGACAGTGTTATacattaaaaataattgaaattcaCCCATTGCATACCAACAGACACAAAAGATGTCACAGCCCTTTTCTATAAAAAGATCGCAAAGgtttgatcaaatttaataaCCTAACCACTCACTGGAAGCAGAGTAACTAGGAATAATCACATAACCATGCGTTTGTATTCATACAGAGGTGCACCAAAATGCGACTGGTATACAGTTTAACAACCCTGAGTCTTTTTGGAGTTTTAATAACAAAGCACTTTGCCAACTTCGTATGACAACGTGGCATTGTAGAGCGACGCTTATGCACATGTCCAAAACTGAACTACACTTGAATTTTCGGAATGCTGGACTGGATATTTAATGCTGCACTCTATTATATCTTCTAGTATTTATGGAACGACATCACAGGAATTAATAGACATTTTTAACCCCTCGGCACACCTCCAACACGCCTACTCGCGATGCGCATTTAAAGATATTTgcattttgttcaaaattaaaGATTGGTGCATTGTGATCCTTTGTGAGGAAGCCAATACGTGACAATTGAATGACCGACTTTCCTAGCTGTATACGTACGCATGACAAAGCAAAACTATAATTGCTTCTAAAATTTGCATCGCGGCGCCCTTGGTGGTATGGTTAATTAAAGCATGAAAGTACGTAATTTTAAGAATTGCTTGATATGACCCTCGCTGAGAATGGAcagttttaaaaggaaaaaaacgtcGGAAAAAGAGTATGTACCTACAAGATTCGCTAGCTGATATATGCTTTAagaataatatttaaaaattgtccGCAATGACTGGAGAAGAGATACCCACGTGTAATTTGGATGCGCTGGACAAGTATTTTCTAGTTGCACTCCAGCCCTAAAAACGagtaaaaatttcatttttaaccACAATCATGATttctttaattaattttgaagGAAATTATGGTAAAGAGTGCTCAAACCTTACCAAACATCTTGATACCTCGAGACTAGAAAATCGCGACGCAGCAAAAGCAGCCATCTTCTTATCGTTTGCCCACAATATACTTTTTGTAAGGCTCATGAATCAGTCCGTCACGAAAACTGGTTCCGGCCGCCATTTTTTCAAGGATGAATATCTCGGAAGTGGTTTTCCATTTGAGAGATATAAACTCAACAATGACGAAAGCCTGGGAAACAGAATTTTCTCCTTACGCAAATATAAAGGTTAATACCGGCTAAATCGCAAGTTCAACATCCTCCTACCGGGAACGATGGACGAATTCTTGATTTGGGGTCGCCTACCTATCGTTACCAACAAGGGAGATTTTTACGATGATGACTCGGGGAAATCCGAGTGCTTCGGTTTGTTGAGTTCGAgagaacgcatactatttacgtcgttttcCAGTCCTCCCGCGGGTTTTACAATGacccgcgggtattgatcgcggattCTGGCTTATTTCAGGCTTTGGctgccatcttggactgactgacGCACTTCGCCTCGATCTCATGTTGATATCGATCTGATGCCTGACAAGATGAACCTCAAGCTGTCTTATTGTGAATTTAAAAACTTTGAAGGTTATGAACATGTCTGCACtaggtggtcagccaaaaaagCATGCAAATCCcatttataaagcaacaaaattcatcgaacgcacttttctaatctctgattattactagcaggagcctatgagtaggagcatgcaactcaactatattcctgtcacggcattttcatggaccgatttatttttagatcgaatctactttgaatgagactcccttgGGAGTGCCAAAACCAaacacaagacactaattgacgtcactgcatCACTGGACCGAAACttcctttttttcacaaaagaaaaggaattctaaaaatagatcagtctgtaaaactGCCGTGACATAGGCCTAGTATGgaagttgcaagctcctgctcatcagCTCCTGTTACTAGTTAATTAAtttgaaagtaattttttttaggTTTCCTGTGGTGACATATTTACTGGTGCTCCTGCAGCAGATTCTATTGTGTCACCTGCAAACAGTTTTGGTTTCATGGATGGAGGTATTGACCTGGTAGGATTGATTTTAAAAGTCTCATTTCGACGAAAGTTTCAGGAGCTTATATTCCTGAGATTCCACAtatgaaatttttttgcaatcacaGCTATCACCTCTCGTCACACATGTCCAATGGAGTATGTGCCCAAATTAATAGTGCACTATCAGATTTTGAAGCTTGCACTCAATTCGTGTTTGTTGAGAGTGGCTTGGGCTATGCTTTTGTGAGGGTGCGAGAATTTTTCCTTTCAAGAAATATCTCATTAATGGTCTTAATACATAGGTATACTCAAGACATTTTGGCTGGCAAATGCAACAAAGACTACAAGCTTTGATAAATAAAGATTACAATGGAGAATTGCTTGTTGGTGAGGCTGCAATTATAAAGACTTTATCAGCCAATGACAGCCCTGCTAAGTTTACAGATCCAAAGTTAAACAAAGGCAAACTGATCAAGTACCTTATCAGTGCTCCAACCATGAGGGTTCCAATGGATGTGAATCATACTGTGAATGCTTATCTTGCATTCAGCGCTGTAATTAAAGCAGGTGAGTAATTTGAAATCACTCAGGCACTGTACATGGTCTAGTTTGGTTAGAGTTGATTGCTCAGGACGGAAGTACTATTGTTTGTGGTGACTGACCAACTGACCTGAGTAGAAGTCATCTTCAAAGTCAATTGATAGTATGTTGTCAGTTACTGGCAAGTTTATTCTGGTCTGTGCACCACTAACTCTTTGTAGTCTTCACACCCATCATGGCTCAACTCATAAAGACACCCATAGTACCATCTATCTATTTATCAGTCTGTCTctctgtctatctatctatctatctatctatctatctatctatctatctgacTAGTTGAACAACAACCTAGAGCAATCTTATTTGAACTGAGTTCCCAGCCATGTTGCCTCCTACATTGTTATCTTTTCCAATGACTCAGAGAAAAAGTCAGCTTATCTTGAAAGTGTCTTACACCTCCTAACCTGATTCCTGTTATgtttattgattgttttttacTCTTACTTTTAGTGAAGAAACACAACGAAACTGTGCAAAACGTAGAGGACAAAATTACAAGTGTGCTGTGTCCTGGCCTTGGTACAGCTATTGGCAGAATGCCTGCTAAGCGATGTGCATTTCAAATGCGACAGGCTTATGAAATCCACGCCCTGAACAAGCAAAGTCCTCTTACAAACCCAAAAGACCTAGGTAGTGTTTGGGAGCACCATGATGCCATGTCGCAATATTCTTAAAGTTTTCTCGCTGCAGGAAAAGTCTCAAAGTGAGTACTGTGGCAATAGGATGAGGGCATCTTAAAGGAGTGATTAGTATAATATCTataaagttatttattataataatgttAAAGTTactattcactattttccaattgtccataatgcactctgtttgccccccaaattttgcataaatgattgttgtgaaatactcttgggaggtctgcatattcccaagagcattccgcaacaataatttatgcaaaatttggggggcaaacag is a genomic window of Acropora muricata isolate sample 2 chromosome 8, ASM3666990v1, whole genome shotgun sequence containing:
- the LOC136926831 gene encoding acetyl-CoA acetyltransferase, mitochondrial-like; the encoded protein is MSLTKSILWANDKKMAAFAASRFSSLEVSRCLGWSATRKYLSSASKLHEVVIASAVRTPIGSFRSSLSDVPAPRLGAIAVKAAIEKAGIAPESVQEVFMGNVCTAGEGQAPTRQAALGAGLPVSTPCTTINKVCASGMKSIMLAAQSLACGSQEVMVAGGMESMSNVPFIVGRDAPKYGGHLMEDAIVKDGLWDVYNQIHMGNCAENTAAKLKISRDEQDEYAIGSYKKSAAAWEEGKFNSEVIPVKIPQRKGKPDLVVSEDEEYKKVSFEKFTSLKPVFQKENGTVTAANASTLNDGAAAVVLMTRQAADRLGVKPLASIVGFADASVAPIDFPIAPAAAMPKLLEQTGLTKEDIDMWEINEAFSAVAVANIKLMELDPERVNIHGGAVSIGHPIGMSGTRLIAHLTHNLAEGKLGLASICNGGGGASAMVIKRL
- the LOC136926833 gene encoding uncharacterized protein; this encodes MNISEVVFHLRDINSTMTKAWETEFSPYANIKVSCGDIFTGAPAADSIVSPANSFGFMDGGIDLVYSRHFGWQMQQRLQALINKDYNGELLVGEAAIIKTLSANDSPAKFTDPKLNKGKLIKYLISAPTMRVPMDVNHTVNAYLAFSAVIKAVKKHNETVQNVEDKITSVLCPGLGTAIGRMPAKRCAFQMRQAYEIHALNKQSPLTNPKDLGSVWEHHDAMSQYS